In Afipia carboxidovorans OM5, the sequence GGTGCCGATCGAATTCCTCAAAGCCAACCCGCGCAATCCGCGCCGCACCTTTGCCGATACCGAGCTCGACGAGTTGTCGGCCTCAATCAAGCAGCACGGCGTGATCCAGCCGATCGTGGTGCGTGCGGTGAAAGGTGCCGCGGATCGTTTCGAGATCATCGCCGGCGAGCGGCGCTGGCGCGCCTCGCAGCGTGCAGGCCTGCATGAGGTGCCGATCGTCACTCTCGAGGTGACGGACAGTGCCGCGCTCGAAATTGCGATCATCGAAAACGTGCAGCGCGCCGACCTCAACGCGATGGAAGAAGCGCAGGGCTATCACGCACTCGCAACCTCCTACAATCACAGCGCCGATGACATTGCCAAGCTCGTCGGCAAGAGCCGCAGCCATGTCGCCAACACCATGCGGCTCACCAAATTGCCCGAGAGCGTGCAGGTGCTGATTGCCGAGGGCAAGCTCTCGGCCGGTCACGCCCGTGCGCTGATCAATGCGAAGGACCCGGCCGCTGCCGCGAAGCAGGCGGTCGAGCAGGGGCTGTCGGTGCGTCAGGTCGAAGCATTGTCGCATGAGGCGGGCGTGCCTGCGCGCGGCACGCCGAAGGCGCGCGGCAAAGCCTCCGGTGCGGACAAGAAGGATGCCGATACGCTCGCGCTGGAGAAGCGCATCAGCGATGCGCTCGGCCTCAAGGTCAGCGTCGATCACCGCGATCCTGGCGGCACGGTGCAGATCGCCTATCGCGATCTCGACCAGCTCGACGAGATTTTGCGCCGCCTCGAAAGCGGTCGCTGACACAAGCAAAACGCGCGACATGCTGTGAGATAAAAGGCCCGGTTCGCGGGCCTTTTAGACGTTATGGCGTTGCGTCCACGATCGCGGGTCGCGTGGTACGGCGACGATCCTTCACCACACCGATCAATGTATCGTCGCGCGTAATGGCCGCGATGGTCCGGCCTTCAAGCACGCGGTCGCAATTGCCGTGCGTCGGTGCGATGAAGAAATCGGCGCGATTCCAGTCGGCGGTCCAGCGCAGACGGTGGATGAGACCCTGCACCTTCAGTTCGCGCGCAAAGGATTTGCGCTCACCGCAGACGCCGACACTGTAGACCGGCGGCACCACTTTTTTGCCACCCTCGGTCCGCTCAAGAAATTGTCCGAGTTGGGCGACCGACGCGGGCATCACGCCGACCCAGTAGTCCATGACGTAGCGCCGGTCCGCTCCGTGCAAACCGCCGACGAGCTGATTGTAGTAGAGATATTCGTAAGGGTGCAGTTCGACCATGCGATGCGCGTTCCAGCCCGCATTGCCGAGCACCAGCGCGAAGGCGGTTGCTGCGAGAGCGATGTGCCCGCGCGCCAGTGCGGCCAGCACGGCGTCGAGGCCGATCGCGGCAAGG encodes:
- a CDS encoding ParB/RepB/Spo0J family partition protein; its protein translation is MAEERSRLGRGLASLIGDVGGEAAHVERPARTPRKVPIEFLKANPRNPRRTFADTELDELSASIKQHGVIQPIVVRAVKGAADRFEIIAGERRWRASQRAGLHEVPIVTLEVTDSAALEIAIIENVQRADLNAMEEAQGYHALATSYNHSADDIAKLVGKSRSHVANTMRLTKLPESVQVLIAEGKLSAGHARALINAKDPAAAAKQAVEQGLSVRQVEALSHEAGVPARGTPKARGKASGADKKDADTLALEKRISDALGLKVSVDHRDPGGTVQIAYRDLDQLDEILRRLESGR